The Verrucomicrobium spinosum DSM 4136 = JCM 18804 DNA segment CGACCGTGGCCTCCTTTTCGCCCAAGACTCGGATCGTGCGAGGCACTCCGGCATTCACTGCCATCTGGATGTCCCGGTCGTGATCGCCAATCAGCCAGGAGCGACTGAGGTCCAGGTCATGCGCCGCCGCCGCCTGCTCGATCATCTCTGGAGAGGGCTTGCGGCAAGTGCAATCCGGATCGCTGGAGAGGCAGGTGCAGGCATAGATGGCGTCAAACGCGGCCCCATGGGGCTCCAGAGCGGCCTGCATGCGGTCGTGAATGTCATCCAGCGCGGCCTGGGTCATGAGACCTTTGCCGACCCCCTGCTGGCTGGTCACGACGACGAGTATGAAGCCTGCCTCCTTGAGCCTGGCGAGGGCCTTGACAATACCCTCGCAAAAATGGAACGCCTCC contains these protein-coding regions:
- a CDS encoding D-glycero-alpha-D-manno-heptose-1,7-bisphosphate 7-phosphatase — protein: MSSPAFFFDRDGVVNVSPGAGYVLSWEAFHFCEGIVKALARLKEAGFILVVVTSQQGVGKGLMTQAALDDIHDRMQAALEPHGAAFDAIYACTCLSSDPDCTCRKPSPEMIEQAAAAHDLDLSRSWLIGDHDRDIQMAVNAGVPRTIRVLGEKEATVAASHTLQSVSELPALLERVLPA